A window of Streptomyces marispadix contains these coding sequences:
- a CDS encoding sigma-70 family RNA polymerase sigma factor, producing the protein MTDSTLGDSLTASAEAPLSREDLLDRAQPYRRELLAHCYRMMGSVHDAEDLVQDTYLRAWRAAERFEGRSSLRTWLYRIATNACLTAIESRGRRPMPSGIGAPSDDPERPVVEAPEVPWLEPVPDAMFRGEQPSDPAAVVVSRSSMRLALVAALQHLPPRQRAVLLLREVLKWRAAEVAELLGTSTAGVNSALQRARAQLQQAALTEEELSEPTDPAQRELLDRYAKAFENSDVTAIVQLFKEDAVWEMPPFPEWFRGREAIARLIGAQCPIGPGEGLMLPTAANGQPAFALYSRHEGGDYKPFQLHVLTVEDGHVAHVGAFFGTELFRTFGLPDSVPADAARR; encoded by the coding sequence ATGACAGACAGCACCCTCGGCGACTCCCTCACCGCGTCCGCCGAAGCCCCGCTCTCCCGCGAAGACCTGCTGGACCGGGCGCAGCCGTACCGACGTGAACTGCTCGCGCACTGCTACCGGATGATGGGCTCGGTGCACGACGCGGAAGACCTGGTGCAGGACACATACCTGCGGGCATGGCGCGCGGCTGAACGCTTCGAGGGGCGTTCGTCGCTGCGTACATGGCTCTACAGGATCGCGACCAACGCGTGCCTGACCGCGATCGAGAGCCGTGGGCGCCGGCCCATGCCCTCGGGCATCGGCGCTCCGAGCGACGACCCCGAGCGTCCCGTCGTGGAGGCTCCCGAAGTGCCTTGGCTGGAGCCGGTTCCCGATGCGATGTTCCGCGGTGAACAGCCCTCGGATCCGGCCGCCGTCGTCGTCTCCCGGTCCAGCATGCGGCTCGCGCTGGTGGCCGCTCTTCAGCATCTGCCGCCCAGACAGCGGGCCGTACTGCTGCTGCGCGAGGTTCTGAAGTGGCGAGCCGCGGAGGTCGCTGAGCTGCTGGGCACTTCGACGGCCGGGGTCAACAGCGCGTTGCAGCGCGCTCGCGCGCAGCTTCAGCAGGCGGCGCTCACCGAGGAGGAACTGTCCGAGCCGACCGATCCCGCGCAGCGCGAGCTTCTCGACCGCTACGCCAAGGCGTTCGAGAACTCCGACGTCACGGCGATCGTGCAGCTCTTCAAGGAGGACGCGGTGTGGGAGATGCCTCCGTTCCCGGAGTGGTTCCGCGGTCGCGAGGCCATAGCGCGGCTCATCGGCGCGCAGTGCCCTATAGGCCCCGGCGAGGGGCTGATGCTGCCCACCGCCGCCAACGGCCAGCCCGCGTTCGCGCTCTACAGCAGGCACGAGGGCGGCGACTACAAGCCGTTCCAGCTTCATGTGCTCACCGTCGAGGACGGGCACGTGGCACATGTCGGCGCCTTCTTCGGCACGGAACTCTTCCGTACGTTCGGCCTGCCCGATTCCGTGCCGGCGGACGCCGCACGGCGCTGA
- a CDS encoding DMT family transporter gives MSSSPASSGSSAGAGSSPGSSSSARSASSPSHPHAHARAAGPHPDSPAPRPGSAPEKTHNPRRSGAGSLLVLAAAALWGTTGTSASFAPAAASPLSTGAATMGVGGLLTFLLAGRPALRVLGGGRPARGWALLGGAAVAVYPLAFYSSMDRAGVAAGTVVTIGCSPVFAALLERLLSGTRLTPRWLAATLSAAAGCALLTLTAGDGARAGHDVPGGVALALLAGASYSVFTCYGAQIIRAGHSSRAAMGSMFGLGALVLLPVLAVTGGPLLSAPRGLLVAAYLAVVPMYVAYVLFGAGLARVPAGTATTLTLFEPVVAAALGVAVVGERLGAWAWTGTGLVLLGLLVLTAPLRTHRRMRVRVRGLRLRLPGRFRR, from the coding sequence ATGTCATCCTCGCCTGCCAGTTCCGGCTCCTCCGCCGGAGCCGGCTCATCTCCCGGCTCCAGTTCATCTGCCCGCTCCGCCAGCTCGCCGTCGCACCCGCACGCGCACGCGCGGGCCGCCGGGCCGCATCCCGACTCCCCTGCCCCGCGGCCGGGTTCGGCCCCCGAGAAGACACACAACCCACGGCGCAGCGGCGCCGGTTCCCTGCTCGTGCTCGCCGCGGCCGCCCTGTGGGGCACCACCGGCACGTCCGCGAGCTTCGCCCCGGCCGCGGCGTCACCGCTGTCGACCGGCGCCGCCACCATGGGCGTGGGCGGCCTGCTCACGTTCCTGCTCGCGGGGCGCCCGGCGCTCCGTGTGCTCGGCGGCGGGCGCCCCGCGCGCGGGTGGGCACTGCTGGGCGGTGCGGCCGTCGCCGTGTATCCCCTGGCGTTCTACTCGTCGATGGACCGCGCGGGAGTGGCCGCCGGCACGGTCGTCACCATCGGCTGCTCCCCCGTGTTCGCGGCCCTGCTGGAGCGGCTGCTGTCGGGCACGCGGCTGACGCCGCGCTGGCTCGCCGCGACCTTGTCGGCCGCCGCGGGGTGCGCGCTGCTGACGCTGACCGCCGGGGACGGTGCGCGGGCCGGTCACGACGTGCCGGGCGGCGTCGCCCTGGCGCTGCTCGCCGGAGCCTCATACTCCGTCTTCACCTGCTACGGCGCTCAGATCATCCGCGCGGGGCACTCCTCCCGGGCGGCGATGGGCAGCATGTTCGGGCTGGGCGCGCTCGTGCTGCTCCCCGTGCTGGCCGTCACCGGCGGCCCGCTGCTGAGCGCTCCTCGCGGGCTGCTGGTCGCCGCGTACCTCGCGGTGGTGCCGATGTACGTGGCGTATGTGCTCTTCGGTGCGGGGCTTGCGCGTGTCCCGGCGGGTACGGCGACCACGCTGACGCTGTTCGAGCCGGTCGTCGCCGCCGCACTCGGCGTCGCCGTGGTCGGCGAACGCCTCGGCGCATGGGCGTGGACGGGCACCGGCCTGGTGCTGCTGGGCCTGCTGGTCCTCACCGCTCCGCTGCGTACGCACAGGCGCATGCGCGTGCGCGTGCGCGGGTTGCGCCTGCGACTGCCCGGCCGCTTCCGCCGCTGA
- a CDS encoding SGM_3592 family protein, translated as MGTEPGSRSGRGEEKEPEQKKAEQAGKNAERNEDWAEDLHFDEDFIRGAEVKEPAARTRMLRERWRQSPPEPQPWRADAPPAGWFFSKGRRRARKRRRGGDDG; from the coding sequence ATGGGCACCGAGCCTGGGAGCCGCAGCGGGCGCGGGGAAGAGAAGGAACCGGAACAGAAGAAGGCGGAGCAGGCGGGGAAGAACGCCGAACGGAACGAAGACTGGGCCGAGGATCTCCACTTCGACGAGGACTTCATCCGGGGCGCCGAGGTGAAGGAGCCCGCGGCGCGTACGCGCATGCTCCGCGAGCGCTGGCGCCAGAGTCCGCCCGAGCCCCAGCCATGGCGTGCGGACGCTCCCCCGGCGGGCTGGTTCTTCAGCAAGGGTCGCCGCAGGGCACGCAAGCGGCGTCGCGGCGGGGACGACGGCTGA
- a CDS encoding helix-turn-helix domain-containing protein produces MVDSRSGGGAPTVLRVVLGRRLQHLREKCGLSYEEAGQALDVTHATVRRMEKAEVGLKVLYVEKLLHTYGVTDQSEVEQFIALVRQANQPGWWHRYRDVLPEWFSAFVSLESESHVIRAYEPHYVPGLLQTEEYARAVLRAGMPHVPEEEIRRQVALRRERQAILEREEPPMLWVVMDETVLRRSLGGPEVMREQIDALIESARHPQVRLQIMPFSVGPHPAMYGPFHLFRFPIDELPDVACAESLVGAVYFDQRDDVTTFLEALDRMCAQAAPVSRTETILSAMRKEI; encoded by the coding sequence GTGGTGGACTCGCGGTCGGGCGGTGGCGCACCCACCGTCCTGCGAGTGGTCCTGGGCAGGCGTCTTCAGCATCTGCGGGAGAAGTGCGGCCTGTCGTACGAAGAGGCGGGACAAGCCCTCGACGTCACCCACGCCACGGTCCGGCGTATGGAGAAGGCCGAAGTCGGGCTGAAGGTGCTGTACGTCGAAAAGCTGCTGCACACCTACGGGGTGACGGACCAGTCGGAGGTCGAGCAGTTCATCGCCCTGGTACGCCAGGCCAACCAGCCCGGCTGGTGGCACCGTTACCGCGACGTCCTGCCCGAGTGGTTCAGCGCCTTCGTCAGCCTGGAGAGCGAGTCGCACGTCATCCGCGCCTACGAACCGCACTACGTGCCGGGGCTGTTGCAGACCGAGGAGTACGCACGAGCGGTGCTGCGTGCGGGCATGCCGCACGTACCCGAGGAGGAGATCCGACGCCAGGTCGCGCTGCGAAGAGAACGTCAGGCGATTCTGGAGCGCGAGGAACCGCCCATGCTGTGGGTGGTGATGGACGAGACGGTGCTGCGCCGCTCGCTCGGCGGCCCCGAGGTGATGCGCGAGCAGATCGACGCCCTCATCGAGTCCGCACGGCACCCCCAAGTCAGGCTCCAGATCATGCCGTTCAGTGTCGGGCCGCACCCGGCGATGTACGGCCCCTTCCACCTCTTCCGGTTCCCCATCGACGAACTGCCGGACGTCGCCTGCGCGGAGAGCCTGGTCGGCGCCGTCTACTTCGACCAGCGTGACGACGTCACGACGTTCCTGGAGGCGCTGGACCGGATGTGTGCTCAGGCCGCGCCCGTGTCGCGGACGGAGACGATCCTCAGTGCGATGCGCAAGGAGATCTGA
- a CDS encoding SAM-dependent methyltransferase, translating into MEDDVSDTGFSPDQIDTITPNPARMYDYFLGGRDNYAVDREAAERVLGHAPFIRPTAQGNRGFHCRAVRTVAERGIRQIIDLGTGIPSSPNTHEAARLVSPESRVVYVDNDPIVATYAGAKLTNSGNAGFVRADLRDAEAILDHPTTKGLIDFDEPVALLFVAVLHFFPDDEDPHRIVSAFTSRLPEGSCLVLSHITADFDDGTALKQAAEVYRSTTAQLVMRSHDEVMSFFDGFEMLEPGLVKPPLWRPDGPVPNEAELADHHGYAGVGVKRPVEH; encoded by the coding sequence ATGGAGGACGACGTGTCGGACACGGGCTTCAGCCCCGACCAGATCGACACCATCACGCCGAATCCCGCCCGGATGTACGACTACTTCCTGGGCGGCCGGGACAACTACGCGGTCGACAGAGAGGCCGCCGAACGAGTCCTGGGGCACGCCCCCTTCATCCGTCCCACCGCGCAGGGCAACCGGGGCTTCCACTGCCGCGCGGTCCGCACAGTGGCCGAGCGCGGCATACGCCAGATCATCGACCTCGGCACCGGCATCCCGTCCTCGCCCAACACCCATGAGGCGGCCAGGCTCGTGTCGCCCGAGTCCCGCGTGGTCTACGTCGACAACGACCCGATCGTGGCGACATACGCCGGGGCGAAGCTCACGAACTCCGGTAACGCGGGCTTCGTACGGGCCGATCTGCGCGATGCCGAGGCGATACTCGACCATCCGACGACGAAGGGCCTCATCGACTTCGACGAGCCGGTAGCCCTGCTGTTCGTCGCCGTGCTCCACTTCTTCCCCGACGACGAGGACCCTCATCGGATCGTGTCGGCGTTCACCAGCCGCCTGCCGGAGGGCAGTTGCCTGGTCCTGTCCCACATCACGGCGGACTTCGACGACGGGACCGCGCTGAAGCAGGCGGCGGAGGTCTACAGGAGCACGACCGCGCAGCTCGTCATGCGCAGCCACGACGAGGTCATGTCCTTCTTCGACGGCTTCGAGATGCTCGAACCGGGCCTGGTCAAACCGCCGTTGTGGCGGCCCGACGGCCCTGTGCCGAACGAGGCGGAACTGGCCGACCATCACGGCTACGCGGGCGTCGGCGTCAAGCGCCCGGTCGAGCACTGA
- a CDS encoding DUF397 domain-containing protein, giving the protein MGPIYNGMPAKHLGTEGWHKPWSGGNGGSCVEALKLDDGRVALRQSTDPEGPALIYTPHEIRKFIQGVQAGDADFLLA; this is encoded by the coding sequence ATGGGTCCTATCTACAACGGCATGCCCGCCAAACACCTCGGCACCGAGGGCTGGCACAAGCCCTGGAGCGGCGGCAACGGCGGGAGCTGCGTAGAAGCACTGAAGCTCGACGACGGGCGGGTGGCCCTGCGCCAGTCCACGGACCCCGAGGGTCCCGCTCTCATCTACACCCCCCACGAGATCAGGAAGTTCATCCAGGGTGTGCAAGCCGGCGATGCCGACTTCCTCCTCGCCTGA
- a CDS encoding SGNH/GDSL hydrolase family protein, with the protein MKLRRWMTVAAAVASFLGVTVFTMPASAFGQEAATGYVALGDSYSSGLGAGDYGDSGDCKRSSKAYSQQWAAANSPSSFDFTACSGAVTDDVLADQMGPLSDSTGLVSISIGGNDAGFADTMQACVLQGESVCLEKIEEAKSYVTGTLPGKLDSVYNAISEKAPAAKVVVMGYPHIYKLNGECSVGISEESRAAINSASDVLNDTIAKRAADHGFSFGDVRDTFTGHEICSGDSWLHSVTVPVGESYHPTEAGQTSGYLPVMEQNA; encoded by the coding sequence ATGAAGCTACGCAGATGGATGACCGTGGCTGCGGCCGTGGCGTCCTTCCTGGGCGTGACCGTCTTCACCATGCCGGCGTCCGCCTTCGGGCAGGAGGCGGCCACCGGATACGTCGCACTCGGCGACTCCTACTCCTCCGGTCTCGGAGCAGGCGACTACGGCGACAGCGGTGACTGCAAGCGGAGTTCGAAGGCGTACTCCCAGCAGTGGGCCGCGGCCAACTCGCCCTCCTCGTTCGACTTCACGGCATGCTCCGGCGCCGTCACCGACGATGTGCTCGCCGACCAGATGGGTCCGCTCAGCGACTCGACCGGCCTGGTGAGCATCAGCATCGGAGGAAACGACGCCGGCTTCGCCGACACCATGCAGGCATGCGTGCTGCAAGGTGAGAGCGTCTGCCTGGAGAAGATCGAGGAGGCGAAGAGCTACGTCACGGGCACCCTGCCCGGCAAGCTCGACTCCGTCTACAACGCCATCAGCGAGAAGGCCCCCGCCGCCAAGGTCGTGGTGATGGGCTACCCCCACATCTACAAGCTGAACGGCGAATGCTCGGTGGGCATCAGTGAGGAGTCGCGGGCGGCGATCAACTCCGCCTCCGACGTACTCAACGACACGATCGCCAAGCGCGCGGCCGACCACGGCTTCTCGTTCGGCGACGTGCGCGACACCTTCACCGGGCACGAGATCTGCTCCGGCGACTCGTGGCTGCACAGCGTCACCGTCCCGGTCGGGGAGTCCTACCACCCGACCGAGGCCGGCCAGACCAGCGGCTATCTGCCCGTGATGGAGCAGAACGCGTGA
- a CDS encoding amino acid permease, translated as MGTRPSKVTESVEDERSGHAPADGPAEQDSLRAGLKNRHLSMIAIGGIIGAGLFVGSGAGIAKAGPGIIVSYVIAGLLVVLVMRMLGEMAAADPSSGSFSTYADRALGRWAGFTIGWLYWWFWVVVLAVEATAAATILTGWLPAVPQWTWALIVMVLLTATNLASVGSYGEFEFWFAGIKVVAITAFILLAGLAVFGVLPGSEASGASNLTAHGGFLPHGPGAILSGMLLVVFSFMGSEIVTLAAGESPQPEKMVRRATNSVIWRIGTFYLGSIGLAVMLVPWNSKDVVDKGPYVATLDQMGIPHAGTIMDVIVVTAVLSCLNSGLYTASRMAFSLGRRGDAPKTFAQVNKRGVPATAIWASVAFGFVAVIFNYTSPDTVFQFLLNSSGAVALFVWIVICFSQLRMRRIIERDMPERHTVRMWFFPYLTYATIALMLFVIGYMFYDDEGREQMLMSVAVGAVVLVLGILLQRRNAAKSAGTDKGAESPPAARS; from the coding sequence ATGGGCACGCGACCGTCGAAAGTAACTGAGAGTGTAGAAGACGAGCGGTCCGGGCATGCGCCTGCCGACGGCCCCGCGGAACAGGACTCGCTGAGAGCCGGTCTCAAGAACCGCCATCTGTCGATGATCGCCATCGGCGGCATCATCGGCGCCGGTCTCTTCGTAGGCTCCGGCGCGGGCATCGCCAAGGCAGGGCCCGGGATCATCGTCTCCTATGTGATCGCGGGGCTCCTCGTCGTCCTCGTGATGCGGATGCTCGGCGAGATGGCGGCGGCCGACCCCTCATCGGGCTCCTTCTCCACCTACGCCGACCGGGCCCTCGGCCGCTGGGCCGGTTTCACCATCGGATGGCTCTACTGGTGGTTCTGGGTGGTCGTGCTCGCCGTGGAGGCCACCGCCGCGGCCACGATCCTCACCGGCTGGCTGCCCGCCGTACCGCAGTGGACATGGGCGCTGATCGTGATGGTGCTGCTGACCGCCACCAATCTCGCCTCGGTGGGTTCCTACGGGGAGTTCGAGTTCTGGTTCGCCGGAATCAAGGTCGTGGCGATCACCGCCTTCATCCTGCTCGCCGGTCTCGCCGTCTTCGGCGTGCTGCCCGGTTCCGAGGCATCGGGAGCGTCGAACCTCACGGCACACGGGGGCTTCCTGCCCCACGGGCCCGGGGCGATCCTCTCCGGCATGCTGCTCGTCGTCTTCTCCTTCATGGGCAGCGAGATCGTGACACTGGCCGCGGGCGAGTCGCCGCAGCCGGAGAAGATGGTGCGCCGCGCGACGAACAGCGTGATCTGGCGCATCGGCACCTTCTACCTCGGCTCGATCGGCCTCGCGGTCATGCTGGTGCCGTGGAACTCCAAGGACGTGGTGGACAAGGGCCCCTACGTCGCGACCCTCGACCAGATGGGCATCCCCCACGCCGGGACGATCATGGACGTGATCGTGGTGACCGCCGTGCTCTCCTGCCTCAACTCCGGTCTCTACACCGCCTCCCGCATGGCCTTCTCGCTCGGCCGCCGCGGGGACGCCCCCAAGACCTTCGCCCAGGTCAACAAGCGCGGTGTACCGGCCACGGCGATCTGGGCCTCCGTGGCCTTCGGGTTCGTGGCCGTGATCTTCAACTACACCTCGCCCGACACAGTCTTCCAGTTCCTGCTGAACTCCTCTGGCGCGGTGGCGCTCTTCGTGTGGATCGTCATCTGCTTCTCGCAGCTTCGGATGCGGCGGATCATCGAACGGGACATGCCGGAGCGTCACACCGTGCGGATGTGGTTCTTCCCGTATCTGACGTACGCGACGATCGCCCTGATGCTCTTCGTGATCGGCTACATGTTCTACGACGACGAAGGGCGTGAGCAGATGCTGATGTCCGTGGCGGTGGGCGCCGTCGTGCTCGTCCTCGGGATACTGCTCCAGCGCAGGAACGCCGCCAAGTCGGCGGGGACGGACAAGGGCGCCGAGTCGCCGCCCGCAGCGCGGAGTTGA
- a CDS encoding ATP-binding protein, with amino-acid sequence MASPHDALSLEDRPPAVSVRPLRDAFRLPALDTSVGQARRRVLDRLHEWRVDQQACEDAQLLVSELFTNAVRHTASEKVSCELWLMGLRLCLEVTDQGGGPNPQRPHPGHPVDADGESGRGLLLVSVLADDWGIRRSLDGGPCGGHAVWAELTCSRVDGDHPGS; translated from the coding sequence GTGGCTTCCCCCCATGACGCCCTCTCCTTAGAAGATCGGCCCCCTGCTGTGTCGGTACGCCCGCTCCGGGACGCGTTCCGTCTGCCTGCACTCGACACCTCGGTCGGGCAGGCGAGACGGCGAGTTCTCGACCGCCTCCACGAGTGGCGAGTCGATCAACAGGCATGCGAAGACGCCCAGTTGCTGGTGTCGGAGCTGTTCACCAACGCCGTACGGCACACGGCGAGCGAGAAGGTGAGCTGTGAACTGTGGCTGATGGGCCTGCGGTTGTGCCTTGAGGTGACCGACCAGGGCGGAGGCCCGAACCCGCAGCGTCCCCACCCCGGTCATCCGGTCGACGCGGACGGGGAGAGCGGACGCGGGCTGCTGCTGGTGAGCGTCCTTGCCGACGACTGGGGCATCAGGCGCAGCCTCGACGGCGGGCCCTGCGGCGGCCATGCCGTGTGGGCGGAGCTGACGTGTTCCCGCGTCGACGGCGACCACCCGGGGTCTTGA